In Zonotrichia albicollis isolate bZonAlb1 chromosome 3, bZonAlb1.hap1, whole genome shotgun sequence, a single window of DNA contains:
- the MEMO1 gene encoding protein MEMO1 — MSNRVLCREASHAGSWYTASGPQLNAQLEGWLSQVQSTKRPARAIIAPHAGYTYCGSCAAHAYKQVDPNITRKIFILGPSHHVPLSRCALSSVDIYRTPLYDLRIDQKIYAELWKTGMFERMSLQTDEDEHSIEMHLPYTAKAMESHKDEFTIIPVLVGALSESKEQEFGKLFSKYLADPSNLFVVSSDFCHWGQRFRYSYYDESQGEIYRSIEHLDKMGMSIIEQLDPVSFSNYLKKYHNTICGRHPIGVLLNAINELQKNGMNMSFSFLNYAQSSQCRNWQDSSVSYAAGALMVH, encoded by the exons ATGTCCAACCGGGTGCTCTGCCGGGAGGCCAGCCACGCCGGCAGCTGGTACACGGCCTCAG GACCCCAGCTGAATGCACAGCTAGAAGGTTGGCTTTCTCAAGTACAGTCCACAAAAAGACCTGCAAGAGCCATTATTGCACC CCATGCAGGATATACCTACTGTGGATCTTGTGCAGCCCATGCTTACAAACAAGTGGATCCCAATATCAC CCGAAAAATTTTCATTCTTGGGCCTTCCCATCACGTGCCCCTCTCCCGATGTGCACTTTCCAGTGTGGACATTTACAGAACACCTCTGTATGACCTTCGAATTGACCAAAAGA TTTATGCAGAATTGTGGAAGACTGGAATGTTTGAGCGCATGTCCCTACAGACAGACGAAGATGAGCACAGTATTGAAATGCATTTGCCTTACACTGCTAAAGCCATGGAAAG CCATAAGGATGAGTTTACTATTATTCCTGTGTTGGTCGGAGCACTGAGTGAGTCAAAAGAGCAGGAATTTGGAAAACTCTTCAGTAAATACCTAGCTGATCCTAGTAATCTCTTTGTGGTTTCTTCTGACTTTTGCCATTGGG GTCAGAGGTTCCGTTACAGTTACTATGATGAATCCCAAGGAGAAATTTATAGATCCATTGAGCACCTAGATAAAATG GGTATGAGCATTATAGAGCAGCTAGATCCTGTATCTTTTAGCAATTACTTGAAGAAATACCATAATACAATATGTGGAAGACATCCTATTGGAGTGCTATTAAAT GCTATCAACGAACTCCAGAAGAACGGAATGAATATGAGCTTTTCATTTTTGAATTACGCTCAGTCGAGCCAGTGTCGAAACTGGCAAGACAGCTCCGTGAGTTATGCAGCTGGAGCACTTATGGTCCACTGA
- the DPY30 gene encoding protein dpy-30 homolog, giving the protein MEGEQIMEGQPQVPENPHSEYGLTENVERIVENEKLNAEKASKQKVDLQSLPTRAYLDQTVVPILLQGLAVLAKERPPNPIEFLAAYLLKNKSQFEDRN; this is encoded by the exons ATGGAGGGAGAACAGATTATGGAGGGACAGCCACAG GTTCCGGAAAATCCTCATTCCGAATACGGCCTCACTGAAAATGTAGAG agGATAGTAGAAAATGAGAAACTAAATGCTGAGAAAGCATCAAAGCAGAAGGTGGATCTTCAGTCGTTACCCACACGTGCCTACTTGGATCAGACAGTTGTACCTATCTTGCTACAGGGACTTGCTGTTCTTGCAAAAGAGAG ACCACCCAATCCCATTGAATTTCTAGCAGCatatcttttaaaaaacaagtcACAATTTGAGGACCGAAATTAA